A region of the Litchfieldia alkalitelluris genome:
CATTTATTAAAGCTATAATAAGTAAAATAACAACGGTGACAATGACTCCCTGATCTATAAACTTTTCTACTAAGCCGTTATTCATCAGTTTTAAAGATTCAATAACTTCATAAGCATAAAAATCAATTATTAATCCTAGGATAGAAAGAAATAAAATGTACTTTAATCGTAGTAATCTCATAAGCTACTCCTTTAATTAGCTGTCACAATTAGAACTTTGACCTTGGTTTTGGTACTTTAGCTTATTTTAACATTTAGAAATATTCCTTATTATATAGTTCTAACTAATCCAGGAGAATGTTATACTTTCTCATGAATTTTTAATGATTTTTAGTTAATTAAATGCTTCCAATCCTTCCAATCCCTCCAAATCCTTTTATTACTAGTAGTAAAACGAATGATGGTAATAATAGGTAATCGGGAGAATTAACAAGAAAGTGATTATCTAGCACAAACAAAAAAGGACGGAACCAGATATGTGAGGCAAACTAAAATAATGGAAATCTACAGGAGTTGCAGTCAATGTATCAGTTTTACAATTTTACGACAAGTGACACAATAGCTTTTGACAATAACATGATTACAACTTACACTTTAACTATTAGATAATTATCTAAATATTAAATAAGATAAGGGAGCCCTTTCATTATGTCACTGAATGACGCATTTAAAGCATTATCCGATCCAACCCGCCGTAAAATCCTTGATTTACTTAAAGAAGGTGATCTTACTGCTGGTGAAATTGCTGAGAACTTTAACATGTCGAAGCCTAGTATCTCGAATCATCTAAACCTCTTGAAGCACGCCGGACTCATTTGGGATGAACGAAGAGGACAACACATTATTTACTCACTTAACACCACTGTTTTTCAGGATGTATTAAAATGGGTAGTCCAAATTCAACAATCGAAAGGATGAACGAATAATGAAAAATAAGCTCGCTATAGTATTACCATTCTTTATTGCAATCGCCATTAGTATTGTCGCTTATGCACACTTACCAGAAAGAATGGTGGTGCATTTCAACTTCGCAGAAAACCCTGACAACTGGATGAGAAAACCTTTAGGGGCATTTTTGTTACCTATTATCATGCTTCTTACAAGTTTTATTATTACATTTAGTGTGAAATTTGAGAAAAACGAAAACAAACGTAGACGTACCAAAGCAGTTATCGGCTCTGTCACTGCAATTGTTTCCATGCTTATACTTTCAGTTCACGCATTTATCATCGCCTATAATCTAGGTTATGACTTCGGTGTTGCTACCTTCGTAACAATCGTGACAGGAGCACTATTCATCCTGTTAGGGAACCTTGTTCCTCGTTTACCACAAGGCTCAATGCAATGGCCAGTACTTCCTGGACCTGTGCTTCAAAAGGTATCACGTTTTCATGGAGGCTTTATGGTGATACTTGGCTGTCTATTCTTACTATTAGCATTTCTACCTAGCAACTATATTTTACCGTTATTCTTTTTATTACTTGCTAGCTTTATCATCACCATAATTATCAGCACGATCCGTTACATACGTTAGTGGTGCCGGAGACAGGTTTCACGACCTAGCACTATATGTCTACCCTTGTATCAATTTTAGGGTAGATTAAAATTGTGAATAATTGTAAAATTAGAGGTTATATACATATGATTTTCTAATTGAGGTGATATAGTTGGGAATAAACATAAGAATTCCTAATAGAAGATGAATCTTATCGGAAATCCTTATCTTCATTTGAGTCATTTTTACAAAGAGGCAAG
Encoded here:
- a CDS encoding DUF1648 domain-containing protein, whose product is MKNKLAIVLPFFIAIAISIVAYAHLPERMVVHFNFAENPDNWMRKPLGAFLLPIIMLLTSFIITFSVKFEKNENKRRRTKAVIGSVTAIVSMLILSVHAFIIAYNLGYDFGVATFVTIVTGALFILLGNLVPRLPQGSMQWPVLPGPVLQKVSRFHGGFMVILGCLFLLLAFLPSNYILPLFFLLLASFIITIIISTIRYIR
- a CDS encoding autorepressor SdpR family transcription factor, coding for MNDAFKALSDPTRRKILDLLKEGDLTAGEIAENFNMSKPSISNHLNLLKHAGLIWDERRGQHIIYSLNTTVFQDVLKWVVQIQQSKG